ATCATCTCGAATGCTCGCGCTGCGATCTCTCCTACACGGCCGGCGGGCCGGCGGGCGTGTGCCGCTGCGGCGCGCCGCTGCTGGCGCGCTATCGGCTGGAGCCGGGCAAGATGTCGCGGGAGACGCTGCGCGACCGCCCGTCCGGATTGTGGCGCTGGCGGGAAGTCCTTCCCCCGGCTGAGCCGGTCACTCTGGGCGAGGGAGGCACGCCGCTGCTGGCTCTACCGGCGATGGCGCGCGAGCTGGGATTGCGGGATCTGTGGGTCAAGGAAGAGGGGTGCAATCCGACCGGCTCGTTCAAGGCGCGCGGCCTGGCGATGGCCGTCACCATGGCGAAGCGCTTCGACGTGAAGGCGCTTTCGATTCCTTCCGCGGGCAATGCCGGCTCGGCCCTGTCGGCCTACGGCGCGGCGGCCGGAATCCCGGTGCACGTCTTCCTGCCGCGCGACACGCCGCGGCTCTTCTTCGACGAGGCGCAAGCCTACGGAGCGCGGGTTGTGCCGGTCGAGGGGACCATCCGCGACTGTGCCGCCGCCATGAAGAAGGAAGGGGAAGGGCGCGGCTGGTTCGACGTCTCGACCCTGAAGGAGCCGTATCGCATCGAGGGAAAGAAGACGATGGGATACGAGATCGCCGAGCAGCTCGAATGGGAGCTGCCCGACTGGATCCTCTACCCCACGGGCGGGGGCACCGGGCTGATTGGCATGGTCAAGGCCTTCGACGAGATGGAAGCGCTCGGCTGGATCGGACCGCGACGTCCCCGGATGGTGGCGGTCCAGGCCCAGGGGTGCGCTCCCATCGTGCGCGCCTTTGAGGAGGGGAAAGAGGCGGCTTCGCCTTGGGAAGACGCCGAGACCCGCGCCTGGGGATTGCGCGTGCCGGCACCGCTGGGCGACCGCCTGATCCTGCAGGGGGTGCGCGCCACGCGCGGCACGGCCCTGGCGGTGAGCGACACGGAGATGGAGCAGGGTTCCGCCTCTCTGGCGCGCTCGGCGGGAATCCTGGCCTGTCCGGAAGGAGGATCGACGGTCGCGGCGCTGCGCCGCCTGTGTGGCGATGGAACGATCCGGCCGGGCGAGCGCGCGGTGGTCTTCAACACCGGCACCGGGCTGAAGTACCTTGACAGCGCCTCCGCCCCGGGACCAGGATGAGGCGCTTTTCCGGAGGATGCCCGCGATGCATGCCAGGGGGCTGATGGCAATTCTGGGGTTGGCGCTGCTGGCGACCTGCCTGGCGGCGGCGCTCGCCTGCGGCGGGCGCGCGCTCGGATCGGAGCCGGACGGAGCGGTCGCGGCCGATGCGCCGCAGAAGCCCCCCGGCGCGCCAGCCGATCAGGCGGCCAAGGAGAAGGAAAAGGAGAAAGGAGGTGAGGAGCCGCGCGTCGTGCGCTGGGTCTGCACCGATCACCTGTGCGGCGGATGCGACGGAGATTGCTCGCAGCACGGCCACGTCTCCACGCACAAGGGAGGCCACTGCGCCTGTACGCCGCGCGAAGGGAGCGCCCTCGACCGAGCGACGCGCAAGGCTTTCGAAGGCCGGGAGAAGGGGAAATGAAGGAGAAGATCCTCCTCTCCGGCGTCCGCTTCCACGGTTATCACGGGCTCACCCGCATGGAGCGCGAGGTGGGCGGTCGTTATTCCATCGATCTCGAATTGACCTTCGACTACTCGCGTGCCATCGCCACGGACCGCATCGCCGACACCCTCGACTATCGCAAGGTGCACCGCATCGTCCAGAAGATCGGCAGGGGAGACTCGTTCCGCCTGATCGAGGCGCTGGCGGGAAGGATCGTCGCGGCCCTGTTCGACGCGGTGCCCGCGGAAGAGATTCTGATCCGGGTACGCAAGGAGACGCCGGTTCTGGATGGCATCGTCGAGTCGGTGGGGGTGGAGCTGCGCCGCTCCCGGCCGCGGAGCTGATCGGGACGGCCTTCCTGGTGCCGCCCATCCGATGCAATCAAGCCTGCAGGATCTCCACGAGCTGCCACAAGCTCGACAGAGGGCGGCGATCGGCATGCGCCTCGACGAAGGAGAGCTCCGCGCCGCGCCGACGGATGAGCAGCGCCTGCATCCCGGCCGCCTCGGCCCCGCGCACGTCGTCCCGCAGGTTGTCGCCCACCATCAGCAGCTCCCCCGGCTGAGCATCGAGACGCGCCGCCATTTGTGCGAACACTTCCGGATCCGGCTTCAGGAGTCCGGCCTCGAAGGAGAAAAGCCGCGCCTTCAGGGGGAGAGAGGTCTCATCCATGAACTCCATATCGAACGACTGGGTGTTGGACAGCAGTCCGAGCCCGTATCGCCCCGCAAGGCGCTCGAGAGCCGGCGGGACGTCCGGGAAGAAGCGGGTCTTCCTGCAGGCGGTGCTCCAGAGCTGCGCGAGATCGGCGGCCCCGCCGGGAGGCAGGGTCTTTCCCGTGGCCTGCTCCAGGGCTTCGATTCCGGATTCGATGCCTGGCAAGGGGCGCAACATCATCGCCGTCTCGAGGATCTTCGACCATCCCGGACGCCCGCGCAGGTGGAATGCGTCGGCGAGAGCGATCAGCGGGTTCGGGTGGTGATCGTTGAAGGCGAGGGTGTTCCAGAGATCGAAGACGATCCCGCGGATGCGGGCCGTGTCGAGTTCAGGCATGCAAAATATTCTATGCTAAGATTTCGCCTCCTGGCCGAGGAGGCTCGAGAACGATTCGCTTCCACCGCGCAGCCCGCGTCCTGATTCTGATCGCCGCCGCAGGCACGTTGCCGGCGAAGATCGTCGAAGGACAACAGGGACAGCCGGTCGCCGCCTCCACGCAGCCCGCGCCCGCGGCCTCGGCCTCTGCGCCTTCCACGCCTGCGCCGGCCGCACCGGCGCCGACGGCCCCTCTCAATGAAGTCCGCATCGGATTGTCGACCGAGCCGGCCGAAGCGCGATTGGCCGCGGCCGGGGGGCTGCTGCTGCTCCACCCGACGCGGCGCGTGCCGCTGTGGAAGGCGCGCTTCGACGAGCCGGTCGTGGTGATCGTCGATCTTCCCAAAGGGACCGCGGCGCGCTCGGTCTTTCGCGTGCAGGTCGGCTCCTTCGGGACGCAGGCCGAGGCCGACGCCCTCAAGGATCGGCTGGAGCAGACGCTTCCCGATCCGGTGGTCGTTTCTTTCAACCCCGATCGCAACTCCTACCGCGTGCGCGTCGGGGAGTTCGCGCGCCGCGAGGAGGCCTCGCCGCTCACCGATCGGCTGCTCGAGGAAGGGCTCACCGAGATCTGGGTCGCCGAGGAGCCCGCCCCTGCCTCGGGAAAGGCGCGGCTCCGCCTGGTCGATTCGCGCTACTACTCCCACGTCATCGACGTGAAGTCATTCGTGGCCCAATCGGCGGCGACGGGGGGCACCGTGGAGGTGAATGGGCTGCCGTACCGCGGCACGCTGGAGGTGCGGCTGCTGGGGGACGGATTGAAGGTGATCAACAAGCTGCCGGTGGAGGACTACCTGAAGGGGGTGGTGCCCAACGAGATGGGCCCGGGAGTCTACCCGGAGCTGGAGGCGCTCAAGGCGCAGGCGGTCGCGGCCCGGACCTACATCGCGGCCAACCGGGGCCAGTTCTCCGAATCGGGATTCGACCTGTGCGATTCCCCCTCCTGCCAGGTCTACAAGGGCTTCTCCTCCGAGCATCCGCTGACGAACCGGGCCGTGGAGGAGACGGCGGGATATATCGCGAGCTACGGCGGGGTCCCGATCAAGGCGCTGTACACCTCCACCTGCGGCGGGCACACCGAGGACGGGGTCAATGTCTTCGCCGACCAGAAGGGACCCTACCTGAAAGGGG
The Candidatus Polarisedimenticolia bacterium DNA segment above includes these coding regions:
- a CDS encoding threonine synthase; the encoded protein is MRESASQSSLFDHLECSRCDLSYTAGGPAGVCRCGAPLLARYRLEPGKMSRETLRDRPSGLWRWREVLPPAEPVTLGEGGTPLLALPAMARELGLRDLWVKEEGCNPTGSFKARGLAMAVTMAKRFDVKALSIPSAGNAGSALSAYGAAAGIPVHVFLPRDTPRLFFDEAQAYGARVVPVEGTIRDCAAAMKKEGEGRGWFDVSTLKEPYRIEGKKTMGYEIAEQLEWELPDWILYPTGGGTGLIGMVKAFDEMEALGWIGPRRPRMVAVQAQGCAPIVRAFEEGKEAASPWEDAETRAWGLRVPAPLGDRLILQGVRATRGTALAVSDTEMEQGSASLARSAGILACPEGGSTVAALRRLCGDGTIRPGERAVVFNTGTGLKYLDSASAPGPG
- the folB gene encoding dihydroneopterin aldolase, whose product is MKEKILLSGVRFHGYHGLTRMEREVGGRYSIDLELTFDYSRAIATDRIADTLDYRKVHRIVQKIGRGDSFRLIEALAGRIVAALFDAVPAEEILIRVRKETPVLDGIVESVGVELRRSRPRS
- a CDS encoding HAD family hydrolase, with amino-acid sequence MPELDTARIRGIVFDLWNTLAFNDHHPNPLIALADAFHLRGRPGWSKILETAMMLRPLPGIESGIEALEQATGKTLPPGGAADLAQLWSTACRKTRFFPDVPPALERLAGRYGLGLLSNTQSFDMEFMDETSLPLKARLFSFEAGLLKPDPEVFAQMAARLDAQPGELLMVGDNLRDDVRGAEAAGMQALLIRRRGAELSFVEAHADRRPLSSLWQLVEILQA